The nucleotide sequence ccaggactcctggctcccaccctgctccactcCTAATGCCTAAACCcgactcagggctgggacagagcccgggactcctggctcccatctcccctgaTCTAGCTCCCTggaccccacccccctcccagagctcagaAGCTGCAGGGTCCCCCCTCCCTGGGTGCGGCCACGTACCTGGCAGACCACGCTGACATCCTCGCGGTGGATGCAGTCATGGTAGCCCCAGAGGCGGTGGGCACAGTCCTGCAGGGTCTTCTCGTGGCCTTTGCAGCGGACGTCATCCAGCCAGATCTTCCCCCTGCCCTTGCCAAAGTGGGGCCACTCCCACCGCTTTTGGGGCAATGGCTTAGATGTGCtacagcccagctcccagcacacCACGTTGGCATTTGACTGAGACCAGTGGTCATCACACACGGTGCCCCACTCCCCGTCAAACTGCACTTCCAGCCGCCCGGCGCACCTCCCCGGGCCGTCCGCCAGCCGCAGCGCAAAGGGCTCTGCAAGGGAGAGGGGTGTCAGCCTGGTCCGTGCCCCGGTGCATGCTGGGAAGGCACAGCCTGGCTGACAGAGGGGACATGCTCGGCTCTGCCCCTCCTCTATCGGGGTGCCAGCACTCTGCTGCATGcccaggcaggaggggcagctctcATCAGGCTCAGCTGGGGCCATGGCGCATGCTGCTTCACTGATGGAGGAGGCTGGGGATGTGCCTTTGCCAATGACACCAGCTTGGCACTCAGGGGccaagcccagccagcccagtcTGACATGGGCTtccaggctgggagagggcaggaggtgctggggaaaggaaggggaggaggcTCCGGTGCCCGTGCTGCTTTCTCACCTTGGCACTTGACTCCGGTGtcttggtggaaggggcagggctgcccctcccagGCCTGGAATCGGCAGTGGGTCAGCGAGGTCTCCTCCCCGGTGCATTTCAGCTGTCCCAGTAGGACAGGAGCTGAGCTCCGGCTGAGCTTGCTGCAGCGGTGGGTGAGGTACCGCGggctcccacagcccagctcccggcAGAGCACCTTGGCGTCAGTCATGTCCCAACCCAGCCCGCAAACAGCGCCCCAGCGCCCATCATGGAAGATCTCcacctgcccactgcagcgtGTGTCGTTCCCCACCAGGCGGACAAATGGCTCTGAGGACATAAGAACAACCAGGCTGGGTTACACCAAAGATCCAGCTAGTCCAGTACCCCGTCTTCTGagagcggccaatgccaggtgctccggggggaatgaacagaacagggaattatCAAGGtcaccccttcccagcttctgggaGATGCTAGAgacccatctctgcccatcctggctaacagctaccgatggacctatcctccatgaatttatctagttcttttttaatgTCTTCAacatcacaacatcctctggcaaggagttccacaggttgactacgtgtttgtgtgaagaaatactcctttttgtttgctttaaacccactgtctattaatttcatttggtgaccccctggTTCTTGCATGATGGGAAGTTGGAAATACCTCTTCTTGTAAGGTCTGAGGCCTTCTTTCCATGGCCATAGTAGGAGAGCAGCCTACTTGAGCCCAGAATCAGAAAGTCACATCTTACATTCCACCTACATTTTATCAAAGCAAAGTAACTTTGGGGTTGGACTatacgacctcctgaggtctttcaACCCTTTACCCCAACTTCCGATCACgatctcttccaactctaatctTCTAGGAGCCTATGATTCTGATATTGGGCTGTTAGTAAGAGGTGACCCTATCCTAATGGTACCCATCATCCCCAGATAAAGAAACATTTCAAGAAAACTCTGTCTGATACCTTTCTCCCTGGAAAGAACCCACTTATGAACAGGTGTGGGGGTGAAATCTTTCCTTCTCTACAGTTCTAGCTTTATGGACAAGGCCATCTTCAGGAACATGCAGGTGCTTGTACTCCATATACCAAGGGATGGGACCAccaggcagcacagctccagtggtcccatcccccagccacacATATTCCTGCTACAGTTTTGGGCTGCTGCAGTGTTTTTCCCACCATGTGGATGTTAAATTGAATTATATTATGGCCACTGTTACTAAGCTGTCCAGCAATATCCACCTGTTGGACCAGATTCTAGGATTCtgtgcctctcctcttgtggtcTCCAGAACCAGCTGTTCTGAGAAGCGGTCATTTAAGTTGCCTGTATCCCCTCCTAAAGTGATGTGGACCCAGTCAACAAGGGAAAGTTGAAACCCCGCATTATTCTTTTAATAGCATCTCTGATCTTCTGGAGCATTTCACAGTCCcaatcaccatcctggtcagtcacctggtaatagatccctactgctatatccttattattagagcatggacCGATTATTCAGAAACATTCTACATTACAGTTTGGTTCCTTTAgtgtttttacttcatttgatgcTACTCTTGTCTTTCACATCTAACGCCACTCTTCCACCAGCATGACCTGCTCTGGCCTTGCAACAGAGTGTGTGCCCTGATATTACTGTGTGCCATTGATTACCCTCATATGTTTCTGTAATGCCTGTAGATATCAGTAGCCTCACTTAAGACAAGGCGCTTTGTTTCACTGATTTTGTTATTTAGATTTCTAGTGTCTATTCGCTCAGTGACTCttctgcagagcagggaacagATCCCCTGGCCCAttttaaccactagacaccactcgctacccagcaccagggatagaattGTGCCCACAGCCCCCTGGCCTCTAACCACGACTGCCTACTCCCTCACAGAGCTGAGGCCTGAAGCCCAGTCACTGGCTTATAGGATATCAGGACCAGGACGagggtggagccagagcccatCCTGATCTCAGCTGTCCCCCacagtgcccctcgctcccatTCCCACTCAGCTGTGTGTTCAGTGAACACCGGGAGCTTCCTGTGTCCCTGGGGAGAGATGGGTGGTCTCCCCTCAAGGTCGCCCGCTTCCCATCAGAGCCCACAGCTCCTGGGGAGACAGGGGATGCTCCTGCTGTGGGgtagggctggcagctggaggggagagacCCTGGCTCCCTCCAGCACAAGGTGACTGTGTCCTACCTGCCCCACTCATTTGCATACAgcatgctctgccctgcccacgtGAACCCGCAGCCACCAAGGGCTAGAGGTAAGTACCTGGGGGGGAAGAGGCTCCCACGCcggcagctggggagagacaaGGGAAAAGCGTTAGGAGCGGAGAGGGGCCGCACACCCCAAAGCTTCCCATCCCCACAACACCTGTGGGAAGGTGGCGCTGCATGGAGCAGTATCCAGAGCAGTCTGGGCCAGACACAGCAGTGGTGTGCTGGGACCCGGGTCAACTGCTCTGCCCCATGCCTATCCCTGGCGCACAGAGCAGCCCATCAGGGCACTGCCAGGCTGCACCAGCACAGACTGAGACCCTCCCCCATGCAGGGGAGCCATCAGGGCAGCGCTCACCAACAGCCCCACATGCGGGGGCAGAAGGGCAGGCGAGCTGATGGGGCTCCCACCAGGGGCACACCTGGAATCCAAGGGCTGCCAAGCCAGCCCATCCCCCCAATGGGGCGGGTGTCATATACACACAGAGGGGCCCTCACCCAAGCAGAGCCAGAGGCTCAGTCGCAGGTCCATGACTCCCCTGGGCCGAGAAGCTCTGTCCTGCCACGATCTGGCACCAGAAACACGTctcagcctggggcagccccttttATGGCCTGGCACTGGGCTCTGCTGGCTCAGCAAGGGAGGAACCGGAGCCAGGGGATGGGCCAGGCACTGGTCACAAGATCACTTCCACAGCACTGGCTCAGCATGTGTCCAGggaatgggggaaggggggcaggggggagctgggaagtcAGGAGCATTGCCTGTCAATGGCCCACTGAGGTGGGAATGGGTGGGCAGcaatgcagggagcagggcagggagctcgggtggtgggggaagccctCCTGGTGCAGTCAGGGCTGGCCTCAGTGTGCCCCtgctgtgctggctctgggaggggagtcaGGTCTGGTGGGTtatgtggtggggaggagggctgggagccaggactcctgggttctctcccctggTTCTAGCAGGAGAGGGGGGACTAGTGGTTGGAAGGGGATGCTGGGAGCAGGGATTACCTAAGAGGCAGCTCCCCCTCTGTGACTGCCTATGGTGTTGGCCCAGCTTCCCAGCTACTTCCCCATCTGATTCAGCCCAGGATCTCTGCAGCCGGCACTCCAGTTCCATCGGGGCTCCCCGGCACGGCAGCTGGGTGGAGAGCTGACCCCACAGGGGCTGCTGCCTgactgccaccccctcccagcagaGAGATCCCAGATACAGCACGGCCTTTGAGGATCAGGGGTTGGGGCCttacccctgccctgaggacagcaTGCGGAGGGGGGGCAGTTGGCTTGGAGCACTGACTGCGAAGAGAGAGCATCCCCTGCTAGCCCCCAGACCCCTCCCTGCATCACAGGCCCCTCGTTTCCCATTAGTGTGTGATTGTCCCCCCTCACAGCTCCCTGTGAGGAGTGGGCTCCAGGGACAGACTGAGCTCTAGGAGGGTGGGGAACACCTGGAAATTGTCCCtgttggtgctggggaggggccaaagggagccaggctgggctgagctcaTACCCACTAGCCTCCAGCTGGAACTCAGGACTGCTGTTGCGCTCATGCTTGGCGGTGAatgagggcagcaggggggccaaAACGGGCAGCGGGGAGGTGAGAagaaggggtagggcctgggcctccccagtgcacagagcagggagggttGGGCCTGTCCACCCACCTCCTGCTTGCATGATTCCATTCCAGGGGTCACTCAGGCACCTGAAAACCACTGTGTTAAGCGCTTTGCAGGTGATAATTAACTGACAGGAATAGTGTTCCCACTTCTCGTATAGGGAAAATAACAAATACCAATTAAAGCGATACAATAagcacttattttattttattgctatATTTGcatcaaattaaatatttttctaaggCAACGCTGCAGCGCCTTTCAATGGGAGAGTGAATACTTGTGCAACTCAGGAAACAAAAACATCACACCAATATGAAGAGAAAAAAACTGCTGGtaactgattttattttatttccttcttgTTTTCAATTACATAGAAGACTTGGAAATTATTTTACTTCCTTCTACTTTGGCTTGGTAAAAAAAGAGGCCAAATAATGATATACAGGTTAAAAAATACTTACCAGAGAAGACAGAAAACCAAACCAGCAGAAATAGAATTGCCAGAGTTCTACTAAATCAATAGTCCTCAGTCACATaaacaaaaaaagcccaaaaTAGCCCAATCTATTTATTTCAACCATTTCGTTATGACCACATTGGTCTGTACCTTTAAAAAGAACCACTAGCTAGAATGTCATTAAATAGTGGATGTTAGCAACGTAGATCTATAGAAAACAAATGCTGTCAACCAAATTTTGGCTTGGGTTTATTTGTGTGCACCAAATGGTTTATACAAATAATTATGACtaaatacaaaggattggaaGGAGTTCTAAAGATCTGAGAGCAGGAACATCACCTCCATGAAATTCATGAAAGTTACTCAAGCTTGCGGGACTCTGCcaccctcagaaatattaaagAGTAAGTAAACAGGAGTTAAGACTGATTACCAGTTGGAAGAGAAGGACCTACAGCAGACAAACAGCTATAAAAGTGCTGGCTGATGACCGCAGCATTTGTTTATATCTGCACGTGTAAAAGACCAGCAGCTTCTTAAAAGGTGTTCCTGGGAAAACTAGAATTGAAAAGTGCAACTGCAATCCTGCCGAGAAATTGACATTTGTGTGTTACCCTCTGTCTGGGCCCTACCTTGGTAGCTGACTCAAAGCCCATTGTAGTCCAAGGAAAAAGCTTTCACAGGCAAGTGGGACAATAGCTGGCCACCTGGAATGTTTTCAGTTTAATTTAAGCAATTTGTGTGATGTGACAGCTCATGTTTCTTTCTTGCcagcagggaaagatcccagGGGGTCATCCCCTCCTGCCTGAGCCGCCCTGTGTCTATAGGTATCCCCAGGGGGCTTACTCCAGCCAGCCTTTGTGACACAGCAACCCCTGAGGCTGAGGTTATATCATGATAACACCTGCAGCAATGATCTCCTGCGATTCCTTCCCCACCCACTCCAACCTGAGTGCACTTATCTCAATGGTTTTGAAACCCGTGCTACAGAAGATCCCAGCTCTGCGTTCCTGTTGGTAGAGCAAAGAATAGCCAGTCTGGCTGCAGCTACTCCTGGGTGCCTGTCTCCTCAGGCAGCCCACATGGTGCCTGGGCCCTCTCCTACCTGCTACTCCTGGGTGCCTGGACCAGTtcgccagccccctcctccctaaCTAGCTGCCCACCCATGGATCCTGGGGACTGCGCTCGGGGGAGTTGGTGGTAAGACCCCGGAGTAATGCGCTTTTGTGGGGGTTGCTTGCTGCTTCCGAAGCTCCATCATGGAGGACGCGCTGGGGCGCTGATGTCCCTGGCatagccctgcccagcccagagcaaAGCTGCTGGAGTAAACCAGGCAATGCAGTACCCATGCATCTtgcagccagcaggctgagctctgcccctggggggggcagcaggggtaggGAGTTCTCCTCCCCCAGAGGACAGGCATTGCCCCACCCAGTTGCAAGGCAGGCTCCTGGCCATTCAGCCCCGGGGGCTGGGGTTTCCGCATGCCTTTGTCCCTGCTCAGAGCCCTCTGGTGGGGGGGACCAGAGGAtggtggggggctgcagagccCAAGGGATGTGAGGGAGAAGTCAGGAGTGGGGGAGACTGCAAAGTCCAGGGGATAGGGACTAGTCAGGGCAGAACCCACGAGTTCGTGGAGGTGGGGCTCAGagcccaggggatggggggaaagTGGGGCTCAGAGCCCAGGTTAGAAGGGTGGGTGGGGTGTAGAGCCCAGGAGGTGGGGTGTAGAGCCCTGAGGTTGATAGGGGAGCATCACACCACCCCCACTTTATGCACATTGGCTTATGACTAGGAACATGGCCAACTCAAAGACACTTCAGACAAAACACGTCCGATAACGAGTCCATTGTAACGTGACAATCTGCTGCATGCGCCTGTCCCATTTCTGTGcatttaaatcattttgtttttcctctaagcCCACGCTGTGGTTGGGCCTAGAAAGGCAAGTGACCGcgccacctggtactggaatccagcAGAACAGGGCACAGGCAGGCTCACTGGTGGGACCAGCACACTGGCTGGCAACCGCAAGGGGGCCTCTGTGAGCCAACCTGTCacagagggtggggtgcagagcccagggAGTGGTGGGGCGCAGTTCAGCCCAGATGATGGGATGTGgggaagccagggctgcagcccagcacttGAAGCCTTCCCAGGgtaagggaagtgggaggggagatGAGGTGGGAATTTTCTGTATTCTCAaccctctgtgtgcctcagtttccctggcatTTGCATTGCTGCCCAGCAGGGGCACAAGGGTCAACGCTGTTCTCAGAGCCAAGCAGAGGTGAGGCCCCTACACTGGCTGAATGCACCCCTGGATCGCTAAAGGACTGAGACTGGCCCAGATCTGCAGAGGACCCAGGAGGCCAGGGAAGGCCCAGCTCCAATCACTGGCAGCTGTGACCTCAGGCTCTCAAGGActgagggggggtgggaggagggcagctgggagctgcctctgGGGAGACTTGTGGCTCAGCTTGGGTTGAAAAGCACACAgagtgccaggcctggagggatcAACCCCTGCTCCGTGCTAGCCCCGGGACTGGGGGCCTCTGCCCCAGTCACTCATTAGCCCTGCTGGCTGTGCCGGTGTGGCTGGGAGGGCTCCTGGTGCCCTGGAGGGGCTGGTAAATCCTCCTGCAGGCGTCCGGTTGGGCCCGGCTCGCTGCGGGGAGAGAAGAGTCGCTGGTGCCCGAGGGCCAG is from Carettochelys insculpta isolate YL-2023 chromosome 22, ASM3395843v1, whole genome shotgun sequence and encodes:
- the LOC142025237 gene encoding CD5 antigen-like, with the protein product MDLRLSLWLCLAAGVGASSPPEPFVRLVGNDTRCSGQVEIFHDGRWGAVCGLGWDMTDAKVLCRELGCGSPRYLTHRCSKLSRSSAPVLLGQLKCTGEETSLTHCRFQAWEGQPCPFHQDTGVKCQEPFALRLADGPGRCAGRLEVQFDGEWGTVCDDHWSQSNANVVCWELGCSTSKPLPQKRWEWPHFGKGRGKIWLDDVRCKGHEKTLQDCAHRLWGYHDCIHREDVSVVCQGS